Proteins encoded by one window of uncultured Draconibacterium sp.:
- a CDS encoding alpha/beta hydrolase-fold protein — protein sequence MQKYFYLTILLLFMSSGIVSAQFFIGGKIEYKTMPSKILNEDREYSIFLPKGYDENTDKSYPILYLLHGGGASHKEWPEQGKLVQVASQLIDSKEATEMIIVCPEANKTFMNYFNSPEWRYQDYFFEEMIPYIESNYRVIGDKKHRAIAGLSMGGGGTVVYAYSHPELFNVAFEMSGYLYRQDISSFVGPSNPTLDKMQQLVEDNNCVKLIRNADAEKVAALKTVNWFIDCGDDDFTFVPNMEFVLALKEKQIPYELRVRNGGHIWEYWHSALYIALPYISDCFREVE from the coding sequence ATGCAAAAATATTTTTACCTAACTATCCTGTTGCTTTTTATGAGCAGCGGGATAGTTTCTGCACAGTTTTTTATTGGCGGTAAGATCGAGTATAAAACTATGCCCAGCAAAATTCTGAATGAAGATCGTGAATATTCGATATTCCTTCCGAAAGGGTATGACGAAAATACCGATAAAAGTTATCCCATTCTGTATTTATTGCATGGTGGCGGTGCCAGCCATAAAGAGTGGCCCGAGCAGGGGAAACTGGTTCAGGTGGCCAGTCAATTGATCGATTCGAAAGAGGCAACGGAAATGATCATTGTTTGTCCGGAAGCCAATAAAACGTTTATGAATTATTTTAATAGTCCGGAGTGGCGGTACCAGGATTATTTCTTTGAAGAAATGATTCCGTACATCGAATCAAACTACCGGGTTATCGGCGATAAAAAACACCGTGCCATTGCGGGCTTGTCGATGGGAGGCGGAGGAACTGTTGTTTACGCTTACAGCCACCCCGAGTTGTTTAATGTCGCTTTCGAAATGAGCGGTTATTTATACCGTCAGGATATATCTTCATTCGTTGGTCCGAGTAATCCAACTTTGGATAAAATGCAGCAGCTTGTTGAGGATAATAACTGTGTAAAGCTTATTAGAAATGCTGATGCTGAAAAAGTGGCTGCTTTAAAAACCGTAAACTGGTTTATCGATTGTGGCGATGATGATTTCACTTTTGTGCCGAATATGGAGTTTGTTCTGGCGCTGAAAGAAAAACAAATTCCTTATGAACTCAGGGTTCGCAATGGCGGTCATATCTGGGAATACTGGCACTCGGCTTTGTACATTGCTTTGCCTTACATAAGCGACTGTTTTAGAGAAGTAGAGTAG
- a CDS encoding TetR/AcrR family transcriptional regulator, with protein sequence MKDRIISKASDEFLQKGVRNMSVQSLVVLLGISTKTFYKYFKNKEELLEEVLTLHYNQQFKLIQEYSKEQNPVFVFLKVWMKAFQVDNDVNNKFYSDIHNYYPELERRVESRVSNTFWLEFQRLIQAGINEGLFLKNILPEVVMESIAVLYGTAVRTDQFVKFQISADQAFLNTVALVIRGICTLKGGIYFDNYFEAHQK encoded by the coding sequence ATGAAAGATAGAATTATATCAAAAGCTTCAGACGAATTCCTGCAAAAAGGAGTACGAAACATGTCGGTACAAAGTCTGGTTGTTTTGTTGGGAATATCAACCAAAACCTTTTACAAATATTTTAAGAACAAAGAAGAACTACTTGAAGAAGTTTTAACACTGCATTATAACCAACAATTTAAGTTAATTCAGGAATATTCAAAAGAACAAAATCCGGTATTTGTTTTCTTAAAGGTGTGGATGAAAGCTTTTCAGGTAGATAATGATGTAAACAATAAATTTTATTCCGATATACATAATTACTATCCCGAACTTGAACGAAGAGTGGAGTCAAGAGTAAGCAATACTTTTTGGTTAGAGTTTCAGCGGTTGATTCAAGCCGGAATCAATGAGGGATTGTTTCTGAAAAATATCTTACCCGAAGTAGTTATGGAGTCGATAGCGGTTTTATACGGTACAGCAGTTCGTACAGACCAGTTTGTTAAGTTTCAGATTTCTGCTGACCAGGCGTTTCTGAATACGGTGGCTCTTGTAATTCGAGGAATTTGTACCCTAAAGGGGGGGATTTACTTTGACAACTATTTTGAAGCTCATCAAAAATAG
- a CDS encoding glycosyl hydrolase gives MKINNLTLLIAMALLVSLFSCSQNDNETHNENLYAEFKNPGKEARPRVWWHWMNGNVTKDGINKDLHWMKKSGIGGFQNFDAGLMTPQIVEKRLTYMTPEWKDAFKYATNLADSLDLEMAIAGSPGWSQTGGPWVEPKDGMKKLVWRELRVEGGQSFNKKLPEPYTTSGTFQNIPMSGEMALTGADAEHAPEYYQDVAVLAYRLPENDITLAQLNPKVSSSGGSFELVQLTDGDLATTQLLPVTKQGDYAWIQFEFPQAQTIRSISIVGGGVREQWGAVPPPDTRNLQASDNGKDFRDVCALPLGGVEQQTIAIPETTAKYFRINFQNPPASEFASLAAIFGGQTEEVKGTGIAEIVLSPITRINHAEEKAGFAAEFDLSEYPTPEANEAIDQSTVVDLTDNMSEDGTLNWDIPEGNWKIVRYGYSLTGKENHPASPEATGLEVDKIDGRAVRDYFNNYLDQYKDATGGLMGEKGLQYIITDSYEAGQMTWTPLMAQEFETRRGYNLIPWLPVLTGEIIESSEASEKFLWDWRKTIGEMIAEYHYDQLTDILAERGMARYTESHENGRLYLVDGMDAKRKAAVPMSAMWVPGGAGSALPMAQADIRESASVAHIYGKKYVAAESLTAMGLMGNAWSYCPENLKPTADLELANGLNRFVIHTSVHQPVDDKIPGLGLMIFGQWFNRHDTWSEQAKAWTDYLARSSYLLQQGNFVADVVYYYGEDNNITGLFGHQLPDIPKGYNFDFINPDALINLLAVEDGKLVTPSGMTYKILALDDNTKTMSLPVLRKLAKLANDGAIIVGSRPVQKAGLQGGEEEFKQLVDEIWNTGKSTVHENESMEQVLRSLNLNPDFSYYADSDLELLNVHRKVGNTDIYWVNNRSNNFESVKATFRVSGKKPEIWHPETGDKEDISYTIGNGMTTVTLDLTPNDAVFVVFDQATKEKQVELPKKVKEEVKTIEGPWDIAFQPDRGAPANATFEKLESYTENADKGIKYFSGTATYTNTFELADEDIQSGKLSVDLGDVKNLAEVTVNGKNLGVIWKKPFKIDISDVAQPGENTLEVKVINLWVNRLIGDLQPDATEKFTYTTMSFYQANSPLLSSGLLGPVKVIGSK, from the coding sequence ATGAAAATAAACAACCTTACCTTATTGATTGCGATGGCTCTTTTAGTAAGCCTGTTTTCATGTTCGCAAAACGATAATGAAACCCATAATGAGAATTTATACGCAGAATTTAAAAACCCAGGGAAAGAAGCACGCCCTCGTGTTTGGTGGCACTGGATGAACGGTAATGTTACCAAAGACGGTATAAATAAAGACCTGCACTGGATGAAGAAAAGTGGTATTGGAGGTTTTCAGAATTTCGATGCAGGATTGATGACTCCTCAAATTGTTGAGAAAAGGCTAACGTATATGACACCCGAATGGAAGGATGCCTTTAAATATGCCACTAACCTGGCAGATTCACTTGATCTGGAAATGGCGATTGCCGGTTCTCCGGGCTGGAGCCAGACCGGTGGCCCCTGGGTGGAGCCAAAAGATGGAATGAAGAAACTGGTTTGGAGAGAGCTTCGTGTGGAAGGAGGTCAATCATTTAATAAGAAACTGCCAGAACCATATACAACATCAGGTACTTTTCAGAATATACCCATGTCTGGGGAAATGGCTTTAACAGGCGCTGATGCAGAACATGCTCCTGAATATTATCAGGATGTTGCCGTTCTCGCGTATAGGCTCCCTGAAAATGATATCACGCTAGCTCAATTAAATCCAAAAGTTAGTTCAAGTGGTGGAAGTTTTGAATTAGTACAGTTAACTGACGGTGATTTGGCTACTACACAACTGCTCCCGGTAACCAAACAGGGAGATTATGCCTGGATTCAGTTTGAATTTCCACAAGCACAAACAATCAGATCGATTTCTATCGTTGGAGGAGGGGTAAGAGAGCAGTGGGGAGCTGTGCCTCCGCCTGACACCCGAAATTTACAAGCAAGCGATAACGGAAAGGATTTTAGGGATGTTTGTGCGTTACCGCTTGGAGGCGTTGAGCAACAAACAATTGCTATTCCGGAAACAACAGCAAAATATTTCAGAATAAACTTTCAAAATCCACCTGCTTCAGAGTTTGCCAGTTTAGCGGCTATATTCGGCGGACAAACGGAAGAAGTAAAAGGTACCGGGATCGCAGAAATTGTTTTAAGCCCGATAACGCGTATTAATCATGCCGAAGAGAAAGCTGGATTTGCTGCAGAATTTGACCTGAGTGAGTACCCAACACCTGAAGCGAATGAGGCGATTGATCAAAGTACAGTGGTTGATCTCACGGATAACATGAGTGAGGACGGAACATTGAACTGGGATATTCCTGAAGGAAACTGGAAGATTGTTCGTTATGGTTATTCACTTACCGGAAAGGAAAACCATCCCGCATCGCCTGAGGCAACAGGATTGGAAGTGGATAAAATTGATGGTCGGGCAGTAAGGGATTATTTCAATAATTACCTCGATCAATACAAAGATGCAACAGGAGGTTTGATGGGCGAGAAAGGATTGCAATACATCATTACCGATAGTTATGAAGCAGGGCAAATGACCTGGACACCTTTGATGGCACAAGAATTTGAAACACGCAGAGGATACAACCTGATTCCCTGGTTACCCGTTTTAACCGGGGAGATTATCGAAAGCTCTGAAGCCAGCGAAAAGTTTCTCTGGGATTGGAGAAAAACCATTGGTGAAATGATTGCGGAATATCATTACGATCAGTTGACGGATATTTTAGCAGAACGTGGCATGGCTCGCTATACAGAATCACATGAAAACGGTCGTCTTTATTTGGTTGATGGAATGGATGCCAAACGAAAAGCAGCAGTTCCCATGTCGGCGATGTGGGTGCCGGGTGGGGCAGGATCAGCTTTACCGATGGCTCAGGCAGATATTCGTGAGTCAGCTTCAGTGGCACATATCTATGGTAAAAAATATGTTGCGGCCGAATCACTTACTGCTATGGGATTAATGGGGAATGCATGGTCGTACTGCCCCGAAAACCTGAAACCGACTGCCGACCTGGAACTGGCAAATGGATTGAACCGTTTTGTAATCCACACTTCTGTGCACCAACCTGTTGATGATAAAATTCCGGGTTTGGGATTGATGATCTTTGGTCAGTGGTTTAACCGTCACGATACCTGGTCGGAGCAAGCCAAAGCATGGACCGATTACCTGGCACGTAGTTCGTACCTCCTGCAGCAAGGTAATTTTGTGGCGGATGTTGTGTATTATTATGGTGAAGACAATAACATAACCGGCTTATTCGGGCACCAGCTACCGGATATTCCCAAAGGTTATAATTTCGACTTTATCAATCCTGATGCATTGATTAATTTATTGGCGGTTGAAGATGGAAAATTAGTAACGCCAAGTGGAATGACATATAAGATTCTGGCTCTTGACGATAACACCAAAACCATGTCGTTACCTGTTCTCCGGAAACTGGCGAAACTGGCGAATGACGGAGCAATTATTGTTGGATCACGTCCTGTGCAAAAGGCCGGTTTGCAGGGCGGTGAAGAAGAGTTTAAGCAACTGGTGGATGAGATTTGGAATACTGGAAAATCAACTGTTCATGAAAATGAAAGCATGGAGCAGGTGTTACGTTCATTGAATCTGAATCCGGACTTCAGCTATTACGCAGATAGTGATCTGGAATTACTGAATGTTCACAGAAAAGTTGGTAATACAGATATATACTGGGTGAATAACAGGAGTAACAATTTTGAATCAGTAAAAGCAACATTCCGGGTATCGGGTAAAAAACCTGAAATCTGGCATCCCGAGACAGGTGACAAGGAAGATATTTCGTACACGATTGGCAATGGAATGACAACTGTAACGCTTGATCTGACTCCAAACGATGCCGTATTTGTGGTCTTCGATCAAGCAACAAAAGAGAAGCAGGTTGAACTTCCGAAAAAGGTAAAAGAAGAAGTTAAAACGATAGAAGGACCATGGGATATTGCTTTCCAGCCAGACAGGGGAGCACCTGCAAACGCAACGTTTGAAAAATTGGAGTCTTATACCGAAAATGCTGATAAGGGAATCAAATACTTTTCAGGAACCGCCACCTACACCAATACTTTTGAGCTTGCTGATGAGGATATTCAGTCGGGCAAACTGAGTGTGGATTTGGGAGATGTAAAAAATCTTGCTGAAGTAACGGTTAATGGCAAAAATCTTGGAGTAATCTGGAAAAAGCCATTTAAAATCGATATTTCCGATGTTGCTCAGCCAGGCGAGAACACACTGGAAGTAAAAGTGATCAATTTGTGGGTAAATCGTTTAATTGGGGATTTACAACCCGATGCTACAGAAAAGTTCACCTATACAACTATGTCATTTTACCAGGCAAATTCTCCGCTTCTTTCATCCGGATTATTAGGACCGGTTAAAGTTATTGGATCTAAATAA
- a CDS encoding alpha/beta hydrolase-fold protein — translation MKIAFKKRLKTTTSNERFHCNGYEIANWKSVRRRFLLPVIFVMISFSVFAQQEKGTVIIDTIYSPNLENDFGENPKRAVSVYLPPNYQNSDQRYPVIYFLHGFMGDNQMMDMMSDLLDFAIATNRIKPFIMVIPDEKTTYDGSFYSNSGVFGNWEDFTAFDLVKYMDENYRTIPQKESRGITGHSMGGYGALKIAMHHPDIFNTVYAISPGALTIVAEYGPNSNTFRELSTMKTIDDLKKSYFGSVMMAFGRAWSPNPDNPPFFCDFPFMYDGDELTVNHDVLQKWYENMPVHMIDDNLENLQQLKAIKLDWGRNAGDRFTLQCDMFSQRLENVGITHFAEEYIGTHGSGIYTKEGRIPQQVLPFFDLYLDFNSEAYE, via the coding sequence ATGAAAATTGCATTTAAAAAAAGGCTAAAGACAACAACTTCTAATGAACGATTTCATTGTAACGGATATGAAATTGCTAATTGGAAATCAGTAAGAAGAAGATTCTTGTTACCGGTAATTTTTGTAATGATTTCATTTTCAGTTTTTGCCCAACAGGAAAAGGGAACCGTAATTATTGATACAATTTATTCCCCCAATTTAGAAAATGATTTTGGAGAGAATCCAAAGCGAGCTGTTTCTGTGTATCTTCCTCCCAACTATCAAAACAGTGATCAACGTTACCCGGTTATCTATTTTCTACATGGTTTTATGGGAGATAACCAGATGATGGATATGATGTCTGATTTACTTGATTTTGCCATTGCTACCAATAGAATTAAACCTTTTATAATGGTTATTCCCGACGAAAAAACCACTTACGACGGGAGTTTTTACAGTAACTCCGGAGTGTTTGGAAACTGGGAAGATTTTACAGCATTCGATTTGGTAAAGTATATGGATGAAAATTACCGTACGATCCCGCAAAAGGAAAGTCGAGGAATTACCGGCCACAGCATGGGCGGCTACGGTGCTTTAAAAATTGCCATGCATCATCCCGATATATTTAATACGGTTTATGCAATTAGTCCGGGTGCTTTAACGATTGTTGCTGAATATGGTCCCAACAGTAATACCTTTAGAGAATTGTCGACAATGAAGACCATTGATGATTTGAAAAAATCATATTTTGGTAGTGTGATGATGGCTTTTGGCCGTGCATGGTCGCCTAATCCCGACAACCCCCCGTTTTTCTGTGATTTCCCTTTTATGTATGACGGAGATGAGCTCACTGTTAACCATGATGTATTGCAAAAATGGTACGAAAATATGCCCGTTCATATGATTGATGATAATCTGGAAAATCTGCAGCAACTAAAAGCAATCAAGCTGGACTGGGGGAGAAATGCAGGTGACAGATTTACTCTGCAGTGTGATATGTTTAGTCAGCGACTAGAAAATGTTGGTATCACTCATTTCGCTGAAGAATACATAGGAACCCATGGAAGTGGAATTTATACAAAAGAGGGACGTATTCCACAACAGGTATTACCATTTTTCGATTTGTACCTGGATTTTAATAGTGAAGCGTACGAATAA